In Ananas comosus cultivar F153 linkage group 14, ASM154086v1, whole genome shotgun sequence, the genomic stretch ttctttttatgcAGCTAAACATTCAATTGCTGACGTAGAAACTGATGCCGTAGGATCGGTTGAGAAAATTCCGGAGAGTATCGCTTTTGAGGTTTCCTCTTTGGAGAAGCAAATGAACTCTCGCAGTTCCGATTCTAAAGATGGTATTACCGAAGAGAGATCTCTGAATTTGTGCTCTTCTGATCGTAAAATTGAAACTCCTCGGCCTGACGAATCATCCGAGCGCCAAAAAAGTGATACAGAAACAAGAGATCTGAATGCTAAGAGAGAAAACCCGGATCGAAAAATTCAAGTCGAAGAAGATGAATGCTTGAACAACCAGGTAGAAAAATCCCCTAAGATTACTCGGAAAGAGGAACCAAGCTTAAGGTTAAGTGACAGGATGAACATGAGCAGTCGCAGTGAGAGATCGACAGCTAATGATGATCGCGATGTTCGTGCTCCAAAAGATCATAACCGCTTGTCGAAAAGCGCTTTTACACGCAAAGTGGCTTCGGATCGGCTTCAAGAACGCGTCAACATGGATTATGCAAAGCAAATGTCTCTTCGACTCCTTCGGAAAAAGATATTGATCAAGGTCGACGAATTGAGAGACGAATTGGATGAGTTATTCGACAAATCGGCAGAAGAGAGGATACGAACTCGACAAATCACTACAAAACACCAACCAAGTGTAAACACACCTAGGATGTTTAGATACACCCAAGATCCTATTTTCGCGCATCGGTCGACTAATTTACATTCTCAAAGCAAGCAATTTGGGTCTCGCTCCGGTGATCACTCGAGGGAGAGGATGCACAAACCTAAGGAACATTTCCGGCCCGTATTAGGGGGTGCGCCTTTTGTTATCTGTCACAATTGTTCGAAGTTGCTGACGCTTCCGACCGATCTTCTTGCATCACAGAAACAACTGCGTCAGTTAAAATGCGGGTCTTGTTCGCAAATTCTCACATTCTCTTACAGAGAGGGAACGCATTCGAGCCATCGCGCGCCTGACGACGTCGCTCATCCAAACAGCGAGGTTAGTAGCGCTGTCGACGTCGGGACAGGGAGCGACGCATTCGATTCTCGCTCTTTCGGGATTAGTTTCTCTACTGAGGCTGAGATTGCGCAGCATGTGTTAAGGGACTCCTCTTCAAATTTGATAGATAAGAGCACAAGGGAGGGAAAGCAAGTGATTGGCTCGCAAGATCATCAGCAAATAAGTCGTACTAATGTACATGTGAAGGAAAAAGGCGCGAAAGATGAGAAAGGAAAAGGCATTTTAATTGATTATTGACACCGAAACAGTCGAATACGACTCGATTAATAGATTGAGAAGGTGAAtttttactgatttaacgaataGTCGaagaatttttctcttttcttttcccgtAAAAGCAAGTTATATATAGGCTGCAGAAATAGGATTTGATCAGAATTGTTGTCTCTTAAGCTGTGTATATAGCGCGAAATATGAATATGATTAGATTAGTTGATGATTCATTGATCACACAGAGTCTAAATTTATGTAGCTCTCATTTTAAGTTGTTTATAAAGTTTGTATTCAGTGAGACTATTTAAAACTCAGTGCTAAGTACGCGCGAGATTTAAttgttcttttaatttttcttttttcttttgaaatgagCTCAAAAGCGAAATAGTGTGTGTTATTTCGCTTTTGCTACAACATATATTTTGGTTGTACATTTTGTAtacatttttctattttcaaattGAGTCACTAAGAAGATCACTTACTAATGTTTCGATTATTTGTGCAGTTTTTAATGAAAGatccttaaatttttttgagtGTTTTGCCACTAGAATTGAATGATATTAGAGATTTATTAGATGTGAGTAAATTTTCCAACACTTTTTTTGGGGGGAAATATAGAAGTTACTGATTTGAATCGAATTGTGAATTGAAATgtattaaatttctttttttttttttacatattagtGGATGCTCGAATTGATTTGTTGTGATTTTAGTTAAGTATACTAATTAATCATATTGTGTTCTTttgtgttccttttttttttttttttttttgggtaaacctAGTGTATTAAtcttaggtaaaaatatatagaacttacctaaaatatggaccattttgaatcggTTATCCAACCtttaagaattttaattttactatttaacctTTCAGTTTGTTTGATTCGAATCGGTCAACAgaattttgacttcaaaatttaagctaattacttccTACATTCCACAAAATTGTGCACCACAAATGGGAGCTAATGAACAGACCACTTTAATAAATTATGGTTTATAAGAATTGCATAAAGTATAATAGCTAAATCTGTAACAGTGAACAAGACATTccaattttgaagtcaaatgcCACTGACTGattaaaatcaaacaaactgaaagattatatagtaaaatcaaaatttttaaaaaattggatagctaactcaaaatggtctatagttaaGATAAGTTTAATATGTTTTTAACTTAATCTAtcgagaaaacttcaaaaacccctcttGTGGttccaatttttttcactttagtaccctgtggtttaaaatgtatcaagttagtaccctatgatttctcactttatcactttagtaccctgtgatttaaagtgtatcaagttaataccatgtggttttgcactttatcactttagtaccctgtggttttaattttgtatcaagttagtaccctgtggttttttaaactatagggtactaagtGATaacgtgtgaaaccacagagtactaaagtgataaagtgcaaaaccacagggtactaacttgatacactttaaaccacagggtactaaagtgataaagtgagaaaccgcagggtactaacttgatagactttaaaccacagggtactaaaatgaaaaagtgtgaaaccacaggaagggtttttgaagttttccctaatctTATTTAAgaattatatactatattttaatttgtgcaGTTCGACCACAGAGAGCTCTAGAGGGTACCCGAAAGGTCCCGGGTTTAAGGAAGCCAATGGGTACGTatacctaaaattttattaagtcCTTAACCAAAATAGGATGGATTTACctgatgctaaatggatataatTTCGAATACATGTATAAAAAATGGAAATTCGACGAATTTGGATTCGAGTATGAATTTTGCATGTATCTGATCCGAACCAGACTTGAATCcgaattgattttatattatataatatatttaaatgtatgatgttatatttgaatttgtattttaaaaatttagatttaatgtaatatgttttgaaatatggtaaaagGAAATAACTATTTTAGGTTCAAGTTTTCgagtttcgaatttttggtcaggttcAAATTTGGATggggatttttaaaatccgatGGATTCCGATTTGGATTCCGATTTGGATTTCGAATTAGGTAGTCCAGTCCGGATTcaagtttttgaaaatccgcccggTTGACATCTCTTTTCCATTGATAATGTAGAAGCCCATGTCTGCAGACTTTGTGGGCTTGATGGACCGCACAAAGCCCAAGTGCATGCAAAATGGGCTGAGAGAGTGtcctactcttttttttcttaaaaaaaaatattagttactTACTTTGATGTGCATGATCAATTGAACATGCTATTTAGTGGTcggtacccgaggttccaagttcgaattctagttgattaatatttttagctaagttttttttaaaaaaaataaatgaagcgaatagcatgctatattactctaaaaaaaaatcaaggagAATATAGTATTTGGTAGGctttgttttggattttaggatTGTGAAGAGATTGCTTTACGAGCAATGAGAATGAACGATAGAAAATAGTCTGCTTGTTTTCGTAAATAGTATCACATTGCTCATAGTGCAATGAGATggttaagatatatattttctgcagtttcattgagaaaaaataaagcaGTATACTTTTATAGGCTTTTACTCTAACACCATTTTGCCTAATAATGGTAGGtaactgtgacaccccaataatcctacATTGGATAGAGATGGTTAGATGTGGGGGTATACAAGCTTAACTAGGCTACACataataattaggcttaagtattttgggccggttgttgagcccaatgagttattattgctagcaggtcgggtcgttacatttggtatcaaagccagttcaccagccgaaagtgtgcaACATTTCGTTCCAAAGTACAATACTTATGCAAATAATGTAATATTTGCACAATTTATATAacattgtataatttttacactatattataaataatatagtatatttcgtacaaacagtataatatattatgaaaattatataatatatttataaatgttgtatatattacactatttatacaaatatttatactatttatgtaaatgttgcactatttttcaaATAATGCAACAATCACTTACAAGTAGtgcaatatttgtataaataatgTAACATATGTGTAACGCCCCAacccgctagtaataataattcgttggaccaaaacactggcccaaaatgcttaagcccagttattatgttTAGCCCAATTAAGCTTATATACTCCCACATCTAACCATAACTATCCGATGTAGCTTTATTGGTGTGTCACAATATCCAtcatttatacaaatattgtaTGAttcttataatatattattatatattatactattttgtaTGTAAtctactatattatttatagtaTAGTGTAAAAATTATACAACGTTTTATAAATTGTgcaaatattacactatttgtataaatattatactatttagaaAAGAATATTGTattgttttgaaaaaatattacactctttcttattatttgaagttttttattatttatatgttaGAGAATTTTATTTCACAAGAAAAGGATACCTATAATTATGACTTGTCggttatatttttcaaaatatttaatacatatatttttttatatattttaaaaagagatagttagattattttttaaaaaaaattaaatcgaatctataaaattctaaaagatatattaaatttacaatAATCGAAAATCAATCGATTTGTATGCAAAAAGAAAACGCTTCTCTACCAACCTTTAGTCGTGAATCGTGATTCCACGTACGCATGCCGTGCGTGCACGCACGACACGCACGCTTTCCGACGCACCTCCACAATCCTTAAAATACTCGGCATAATGGTCGTAAAATTTGTCCCTTCCGTGCTTAAACGTGAAAATGCTTACGAATTTATTTATCTGCattattattcataattttagTTAACAATTCGactttcaaaatattaattttattatttaattaaaattttaacttatttaattttaatcaatcagtaataatttaactttaaaatttaagctaattactgtAGCTTAATAAATTTGTACGTAGCTGCTAGAATTGCAAGTAGTCTACtaattaaattatgtaaaaataaacaatacgTTCAAATTTTATCGCTGAATGACttaaatgaaataataaaaataaatagatagtaaaattaaaattttaaaagattgaatagtttattcaaaatgatttatagtttGCATAATTAAATTCAGTACGTTTAATCGTGCTAAAATAACATAAACTCACGTGTCAACAACGTCTTATTGGGGATTCTCCAATTCTCTGTAGCATGCCAATTTTATAGTCATccaaaaaattatcaatatttttaataataaaatttaaaaaattagattctaaaaaataacattatatttttttaaattggagATGAATCTGAGAATCTCATCTCCTCCTTATACGAGTCTTTTTTGGTTTGCTCCTTTGTTTCCGTTGTTTTGTTTGGCTCCCGTTGCCACGTGGCACATCGGCTTAGTAGACGCGGGACCCACTCTCCAATCAGAATGTCATTGGATACGGATACCTAATATTTTACCCGAACTTTTCAATCGCTTTGCTTCGCTCCAATAAGAAAGTTTACGGGTATGGATAGATCGAGATTACTGGTTTATTCGTTGTTAAACAGGTATGGTTTAATTATagagatgaaaagaaaaaattggcaGATTCTAATTCAATTACTCGTTATtcttaacttattttttatttaaaaaattaaaatttataattaagtagATTCCTCCTCATCTATAAAATTCATTTGGTTtacttatataataaaatttaaggacCGCATTTGTTAAAATCAAAAGATTACTATGCAATACATAGTAATCTATTCTGAATCTGTACCGATATGTAAAGAAAATGAAGCGAAAGATCAGGGACTCCTTCCCGATCTGTCAAACATTCATCATAATTCCCACCTCCTGCATAGTGATATgtagaatattttattcaactatttaatttttcaaaaatttgaatttagtacccaatcttttaatttatttgatttgataacttctagaatataaaatttaatctattcacttatttaaataaatttatatttatataaattacataaaatatactaatcaaATCAGTAAAGATAATCggcgaattcaaattttgaggtTAAGTCACTAATCGgttcaaatcaaaaaaattaaaagctatgatattaaaatcaatttttttaaaaagttagataatttaatcaaaatgaGTGATAGTTGAGGTTAGTTTTATACAGAGTTATCTAATCCCTATGGGGGGGGGGCACTTTTTTGGGTTCGTGAAATATTTTCCTCTTTTTGAAAACGTATGGGCGGGGTCTGTGGGTCACACAGGGGGCTTCTTTCCACGTTGCACGTACACCATAAGTGCCCCTACCGCctaaattatttacaaatttagaCGCTTCGTTAAAATTACCTATTTACCCCGCATATTCTTCTTCCTGGTCAGATTTTGAGGTGAAAGatctaacaatatatatatatatatatatatatatatatatatatatagagttgagctagaatactatcggtagcaaacgagctctgttgccacccatttgttttcgatgatggagcctccaaatcggcaatcggcatcgttgaacatgatctataccacttgaagtgtttagaaattaaatttcatacattttcgatattattctctcatccatcgagtggacacaaaaatgaatggctgaaaatgaatattctttaaaaaatgatgataggagtcttgtaatcaagatcaagagtatagatcttgttttaaatagtttaaagaattttctaacaaaaattcaattgattcgGATATCtgtacgccgttaaacgagaaaacgcctcatatcgaccattaaaattacaaattttgaaaccctttgatcattaggcaaatgatgtcgaaaagatttgaaatttgatttctaaacacttcaagtggtatagatcatgttcaacggagccgatcgttgatttggaggctctatcattcgaaaacaaatgggatggcaacgaagcccgttgCTACCTGGATAGCAttccagcccaactctctctatatatatattagaaagaggagagagagagagagagctagctcctatgctttcgaaagtacggagacctccgtacttataagttgttttcgatgatgaaaaaTTCAATTTGGCGAtcgttccgttaaacttgatctacgctattggaactatttaagaaaccaaatttcataattttttgacttcatttgtctagtgaacgagtagtattcaaaataaactgctgaaaataaaaatatcataaaaatagtgataaagacttaaattttaaattggaagtattgatcttgctactgatgctaagtagaattttctattaaattttatgtaattggatacttctacaccgttgaacttaaaaacgtgccacattggccgttaaaatagtcactTTGAGGACATTTGATCTTttgtaaatgatgtcaaaaaattataaaattggtttctagatagttccaatatggtagattatacttaacgaaCCGATCGTTGAATCGGATgtcttatcatcgaaaacaacttacaagcacggataTCTTCGTACTTTCGACAGTATAGgagacttatatatatatatatatatatatatatatatatatatatatatatatatatatataagagagagagagagagagagagagagagagagagagagagagagagagagaagagagagagagagagggaggtagCTGGTATagttatcggtagcacggaggcctccgtgttaccaagttgttttcaatgatgcggcttccaaattaacGATCGCGCTCCGTTAGACTGATTTAcgctattgaaagtatttgaaaactaaatttcataatttttcagcatcatttacctatcaaacggtagtctaaaaatgaatggctgaaaataaaaatctcataaaaaatgatgataaaatatttttaatttaagatcagaggtactgatcttattctaaatagtgaaaagaatttctttaaaaattttatcagatttggattgttttacaccgttaattCACAAACGCGTCACATACCTATcattaaattgtcaattttgaaaccctttgatcatagccaaatgatgtcgaaaaattatgaaatttcaagttctaaatatttttaatagtgtagatcaaatctaacggagtcaatcgtcgatttggaagccgcatcattgaaaacaacttggtagcacggaggcatccgtactaccgataatataccagcctagctctatatatatatatatatatatatatatagagagagagagagagagagagagagagagaaagagctaggctcctatgctttcgaaagtacggaagcctccgtgcttttaagttgttttcaatgatgggacgtCAGATTTAGCGATCTGttctgttaaacatgatctacactattggaactatttagaaaccaaatttcataattttttgacttcgtttgcctagtgaacgagtatcCTCAAAaagaacggctgaaaataaaaatcttataaaaacagtgataaatgactcaaatttcaaatcggaagtattgttcttactcttgatgttaagtagaattttctattgaagtctcatgtgatttggatacttctacaccgttgaacttaaaaacgtgccacatcagccgttaaaatagtcatttttgagaccctgtgatcgcttggtaaataatatcgaaaaattataaaatttggtttctagatagttccaatagcatagattatgcctaacgggGCCGATCGTCAAATTGgatgttctatcatcgaaaacaacttacaagtacagaggcctccgtacttttgaaagcacgggagacgtattctatatatatatagagagagagagagagagagagagaattgagctaaaatactttaaaagcaccaccccttggtgcttttaagtttctagCTCTTAGATCTattccttgattactaatagtctttggatcaaacactattccacctaccaccatcatctcaacctcacatctctccatccaatagctaaaattcaaaagcaccacattcatggtgcttttgagagtattctagctcaactatatatatatagaagaataTACTTGAAAGagcaaaaagttaaaatttttaccAGACTTAAAACAagtcaaaatatctcttttgtctTTAAATCAAAGGCAACtaaaaaagttggtgatgatagaagaATATACTTGAAAGagcaaaaagttaaaatacttcTTTTATCTTTAATTTAAGAGTAAATTAGAAAAGTTGGTGActgtagaaggatatatttaaaatgacaaaatagtaattttacattAATAACAACCGTAGCTAACAAATTTAGaacgttattattattattattttttacattaGTCTTCTAAGcaggataaataaaaaagtctgAAACTTTTAAGAAATATACAAGTCAttgctctttaattttaatactaaaattttattaaaattttaaaacatgaGAATTCTCACTTTTCTTcttacaatatttttaaagcAGTAGCTTTTAGAAAACTCATTCTAGATTAAATCTTAAATTgtgattttagttt encodes the following:
- the LOC109720307 gene encoding uncharacterized protein LOC109720307 is translated as MAEATARFRLVKCPKCRNLLTEFANVPVYKCGGCGATLRAKHSIADVETDAVGSVEKIPESIAFEVSSLEKQMNSRSSDSKDGITEERSLNLCSSDRKIETPRPDESSERQKSDTETRDLNAKRENPDRKIQVEEDECLNNQVEKSPKITRKEEPSLRLSDRMNMSSRSERSTANDDRDVRAPKDHNRLSKSAFTRKVASDRLQERVNMDYAKQMSLRLLRKKILIKVDELRDELDELFDKSAEERIRTRQITTKHQPSVNTPRMFRYTQDPIFAHRSTNLHSQSKQFGSRSGDHSRERMHKPKEHFRPVLGGAPFVICHNCSKLLTLPTDLLASQKQLRQLKCGSCSQILTFSYREGTHSSHRAPDDVAHPNSEVSSAVDVGTGSDAFDSRSFGISFSTEAEIAQHVLRDSSSNLIDKSTREGKQVIGSQDHQQISRTNVHVKEKGAKDEKGKGILIDY